The Methanothermobacter sp. genome segment TTCAGTGTCCAGTACCACCCTGAGGCAGGACCAGGGCCACATGATACCATGAACATCTTTGATCGCCTTGTAAGTGTTATGAAAGAATACTAGGATAAGAGGAAGATGGGGATATAAATGCCGCGGGATGAAAGCATCAACAAGGTACTTATCATAGGATCCGGCCCTATACAGATAGGGCAGGCTGCTGAATTTGATTACTCAGGTTCTCAGGCATGCAAATCACTGAGGGAGGAGGGGATTGAAACAGTACTCGTCAATTCAAACCCTGCCACCATCCAGACCGACATGGAAATGGCTGACAGGGTCTATGTGGAGCCCCTCACACCTGAAATAGTTGCAAAGATAATCGAAAAGGAGAAACCCGACGCAGTACTCCCAACCATGGGGGGACAGACAGGCCTCAACGTTGCAACGGGCCTTGCAGAGATGGGAGCCCTTGAGGGCGTGAAGGTTATAGGGTCCTCCATTGAGACCATAAGAAACGTTGAGAACCGTGAACTCTTTGACAGTTTCATGAAGAAACTCAACGAGCCAGTACCCGCAGCAAGAGCAGTAAATTCAGTTGAAGAGGCCCTTGAAGCTGTTGAAGAGATAGGTTATCCTGTTATAGTGAGGCCAGCATTCACCCTTGGGGGTACCGGTGGTGGTGTGGCCCATAACCGTGATGAGCTCATTGAGATAGCCACCAGGGGCCTTGAGATGAGCTTCATCAATCAGGTCCTCATAGACCAGTCGGTCATGGGCTGGAAGGAATTCGAGTATGAGGTCATGAGGGACCGAAATGACACCTGCATAATCGTCTGTAACATGGAGAACATCGACCCCATGGGCATACACACGGGGGAGAGCGTGGTGGTTGCGCCGGCCCAGACCCTCAGTGACGAGGACAACCAGAGGCTGAGGGATGCGGCAATAAAGATCATAAGGGCCCTCAAGATTGAGGGGGGCTGCAACATACAGTTCGCTGTCCACCCGGAGACAGGCGAGTACAAGGTCATAGAGGTGAACCCGAGGGTGAGCAGGAGCAGTGCACTGGCATCAAAGGCCACAGGTTACCCCATAGCCAAGATCGCTGCCAAGATAGCCGTTGGGATGACCCTCGATGAGATAGAGAATGACATAACAAAGGAGACACCGGCATCCTTTGAGCCATCCATCGACTACATTGTGACAAAGATTCCAAGGTGGCCCTTTGATAAGTTCAGGGGGATAAGCCGGGAGATAGGGGTTCAGATGAAATCCACAGGGGAGGTTATGGCTATAGGAAGAACCCTTGAGGAGTCCCTTAACAAGGCCATAAGATCTCTTGATATAGGTGCTGATGGCTTCATGGAGATACCCTACACCAAAAAGGACCTTGAGAACCCCACTGATCTCAGGCTGTTCCAGATATACACAGCCCTTAAGGACGGTATGAGTATAGATGAGATACATGAACTTACGAATATAGACCCATTCTTCCTGGAGAAGATACTGAACATAGTGAACTTCGAGTCATCTCTAACCAGAGAATCCCTGAGGGATCCCAGGGTTCTCCTCAAGGCAAAGAGGATGGGCTTTTCAGATTCAAGGCTGGCATCAATAACAGGGCTCACAGAATCCGAAATAAGGTCCCTCAGAATCAAGAATAATATAAAACCTGTCTACAAGATGGTTGACACCTGTGCAGCTGAATTTGAGGCTAAAACACCCTACTACTATGGCTGCTATGACCTTGAAGATGAGGTTGAGGTTTCAGACAGGAAGAAGGTCCTCATCATAGGTTCAGGTCCAATAAGGATAGGTCAGGGCATAGAATTCGATTACTGCTGTGTACATGCAGCAATGGCACTAAGTGAAGAGGGCTACGAGACCATAATGGTTAACAACAACCCTGAAACCGTGAGTACAGATTATGACATATCTGATAAGCTCTACTTTGAACCCCTCACACTGGAGGACGTCCTTGCTGTGATAGATAAGGAGAAACCTGAGGGCGTCGTGGTACAGTTTGGGGGCCAGACATCCATAAACCTTGCAGTGCCCCTGGCAGAGGAGGGTGTCAGGATACTGGGGACACCACATGAGAGTATAGACAGGGTTGAGGACCGTGAAAGGTTCAGCCGTGTCCTTGATAAGCTGGGGATCCCACAGGCACCCTACGGAATCGCCAAGTCCTTTGAGGATGCAAGGGGGGTGGCTGAACTCATAGGGTACCCTGTACTTGTACGGCCATCATATGTCCTCGGTGGAAGGGCAATGGAGATAGTCTACGATGAGAGAGAACTTGAGGAGTACATGAAGGAGGCTGTGAGGGTATCCCCTGAGCATCCCATCCTGGTGGATAAGTTTCTTGAGGATGCAATCGAGGTTGACGTGGATGCCCTCTCTGATGGAACCGACGTCTACATTGGGGGGATAATGGAGCACATAGAGGAGGCGGGGGTCCACTCAGGGGACTCAGCATGTGTGATACCACCGCAGAGCATCCCACAGGAGATAATTGAAACCATAAAGGAGTATACAAGGAAACTTGCCCTTGAACTTGAGGTTGTGGGCCTAATAAACATCCAGTACGCCGTGAAACCCGACTCTGACCCAGCAGTCTACATACTTGAGGCGAACCCCCGGGCCAGCCGTACCGTTCCATTTGTCAGTAAGGCCACAGGCGTACCCCTTGCCAAAATCGCTGCCAAGCTGATGATGGGGGCGAAGCTCAGGGACCTTGGATTAACAGAGGAGAAGGAGATAGAGCATGTGGCGGTGAAGGAGTCTGTTTTTCCCTTCATAAAGCTGCCAGGGGCAGACTCGGTGCTGGGCCCTGAGATGAAATCCACCGGCGAGGCAATGGGTATCGATGAGAACTTTGGGATAGCCTACTACAAGTCCCAGCTATCTGCCAGTATGGACCTCCTCACAGAGGGAAAGGTATTCATAAGCGTCAGGGACCAGGATAAGGACAAGATAGCCGACATCGTTAAAAAGGCCAGTGACCTGGGCTTCAAGATCATGGCAACCCGTGGGACAGCAAGGGCGGTCAGTGACATAGCCGATATAGAGGTTGTGAGGAAGGTGAGCCAGGGGTCACCAAACATAAGGGACTCCATACTTAATGGTGAAGTTGGTCTCATAATCAACACACCATCAGGGAAGCAGTCAGCCGACGATGGCTATCTAATAAGGAGAATGGCCGTAGAACTTGGAATACCCTACGTTACGACACTTGCTGGGGCAAGGGCAGCCCTTAATGCCATTGAGGCTGTTCGACTTGGAAGGATAACTGTGAAGTCCCTTGACGAATACCACGGGATGTGATCCATTGCACCAACTTTTCCTTAAAATTTAAACTGTTGTGATATTATAGAATGTAGCGGTGAAGAACATGAGATATGGGAAACTCATGCTCGCTGCATTCATAATATTATCACTCACTGCATTACCACTATCAGAGGCCCACATACTCATAGTTGCAGACAGCCTCTCAGATAGCAGCTGCATGTATGATGAGGCAAAGAAGGTTGCAACAACCCTCAAGAACAGGGGTTACCAGGTAGTTGAACTCTACAAGGGAAATGCAACCATTAAGAACATACTCAAGGGCATGTACGGTGCAGATGCTGTGATATACGCGGGCCATGGAGGATATATGTCAGGAAACTATGACTGCCGTGGGGGCTATGCCAGCCCACCATTCTCACTGGTTGCAAGTGACGGCTACATATGGAGTGCAGGTGACATGGTGCAGGTCAATGGACAGACATTTTACCTGCCATTCAAGGAAGGAATACCTGTAATATTACTCCACGCATGCTTCTCAACTGGATGGGTTGAGGATTATGAGGTTAAAAACCCCATAGAGACCATCTATCACTTCTCAAGGATGTTCACAGGTTCAGGCGCCAACTACTATGCCACTGCATATGATGGTGCAGAGATAATATACGACTTCCTCAACGGCTCCAGGAACTTCTATGAGGCCAACCAGAATAATAACTATGAGGTTATAAAT includes the following:
- the carB gene encoding carbamoyl-phosphate synthase large subunit, which produces MPRDESINKVLIIGSGPIQIGQAAEFDYSGSQACKSLREEGIETVLVNSNPATIQTDMEMADRVYVEPLTPEIVAKIIEKEKPDAVLPTMGGQTGLNVATGLAEMGALEGVKVIGSSIETIRNVENRELFDSFMKKLNEPVPAARAVNSVEEALEAVEEIGYPVIVRPAFTLGGTGGGVAHNRDELIEIATRGLEMSFINQVLIDQSVMGWKEFEYEVMRDRNDTCIIVCNMENIDPMGIHTGESVVVAPAQTLSDEDNQRLRDAAIKIIRALKIEGGCNIQFAVHPETGEYKVIEVNPRVSRSSALASKATGYPIAKIAAKIAVGMTLDEIENDITKETPASFEPSIDYIVTKIPRWPFDKFRGISREIGVQMKSTGEVMAIGRTLEESLNKAIRSLDIGADGFMEIPYTKKDLENPTDLRLFQIYTALKDGMSIDEIHELTNIDPFFLEKILNIVNFESSLTRESLRDPRVLLKAKRMGFSDSRLASITGLTESEIRSLRIKNNIKPVYKMVDTCAAEFEAKTPYYYGCYDLEDEVEVSDRKKVLIIGSGPIRIGQGIEFDYCCVHAAMALSEEGYETIMVNNNPETVSTDYDISDKLYFEPLTLEDVLAVIDKEKPEGVVVQFGGQTSINLAVPLAEEGVRILGTPHESIDRVEDRERFSRVLDKLGIPQAPYGIAKSFEDARGVAELIGYPVLVRPSYVLGGRAMEIVYDERELEEYMKEAVRVSPEHPILVDKFLEDAIEVDVDALSDGTDVYIGGIMEHIEEAGVHSGDSACVIPPQSIPQEIIETIKEYTRKLALELEVVGLINIQYAVKPDSDPAVYILEANPRASRTVPFVSKATGVPLAKIAAKLMMGAKLRDLGLTEEKEIEHVAVKESVFPFIKLPGADSVLGPEMKSTGEAMGIDENFGIAYYKSQLSASMDLLTEGKVFISVRDQDKDKIADIVKKASDLGFKIMATRGTARAVSDIADIEVVRKVSQGSPNIRDSILNGEVGLIINTPSGKQSADDGYLIRRMAVELGIPYVTTLAGARAALNAIEAVRLGRITVKSLDEYHGM